In Agromyces sp. G08B096, a genomic segment contains:
- a CDS encoding helix-turn-helix domain-containing protein, whose amino-acid sequence MPERGKGAAAPRRPNRGPSAGPENRRALIAAAREVFAADGLQAPFNSIAKKAGVGQGSLYRHFPDRLSLAIAVFDENLDELEASVASPEATLDDLLDAIIGQAVVSTALIDLIWSERHDVRVEHFGVRLAAIADRVLAREHAAGRVGEHITSRDVLLVVTMLAELAAHTDDPDRLTAAHRARELIDLAFAPR is encoded by the coding sequence ATGCCCGAGCGTGGGAAGGGTGCCGCGGCCCCCCGCAGACCCAACCGAGGGCCGAGCGCCGGCCCCGAGAACCGGCGCGCCCTCATCGCCGCGGCGCGCGAGGTGTTCGCCGCCGACGGGCTGCAGGCCCCCTTCAACTCGATCGCGAAGAAAGCCGGTGTGGGGCAGGGCAGCCTCTACCGGCACTTCCCCGACCGGCTCTCGCTCGCGATCGCCGTGTTCGACGAGAACCTCGACGAGCTCGAGGCATCCGTCGCATCGCCCGAGGCCACCCTCGACGACCTGCTCGACGCGATCATCGGCCAGGCCGTCGTCTCCACCGCACTCATCGACCTGATCTGGTCGGAACGCCACGACGTACGCGTCGAGCACTTCGGCGTGCGGCTCGCGGCGATCGCCGACCGGGTGCTCGCCCGCGAGCACGCGGCCGGCCGGGTGGGCGAGCACATCACCTCGCGCGATGTGCTCCTCGTGGTCACGATGCTCGCCGAGCTCGCCGCGCACACCGACGACCCCGACCGGCTCACCGCCGCACACCGGGCGCGGGAGCTGATCGACCTCGCCTTCGCGCCGCGGTGA
- a CDS encoding divalent metal cation transporter produces the protein MIALCFVLVGILAATFGAALETTLSSGYTLAQFFGWSWGKFRRPADASRFHLSMIVCILVAGGILATGVDPIQVTEFSVVFSAVALPLTYLPILLIANDREYMGEHVNGRGMNAIALVLLVIILIASLAAIPLMIITGAGA, from the coding sequence GTGATCGCCCTCTGTTTCGTGCTCGTCGGCATCCTCGCCGCGACGTTCGGGGCGGCGCTCGAGACGACGCTGTCGTCGGGCTACACGCTCGCGCAGTTCTTCGGCTGGTCGTGGGGCAAGTTCCGCCGCCCGGCGGACGCGTCGCGCTTCCACCTGTCGATGATCGTGTGCATCCTCGTCGCGGGAGGCATCCTCGCCACGGGCGTCGACCCGATCCAGGTGACGGAGTTCTCGGTCGTCTTCTCCGCGGTGGCCCTGCCGCTGACGTACCTGCCGATCCTGCTCATCGCCAACGACCGGGAGTACATGGGCGAGCACGTGAACGGCCGGGGCATGAATGCGATCGCGCTCGTGTTGCTCGTGATCATCCTGATCGCGTCGCTCGCGGCGATCCCGCTCATGATCATCACGGGGGCGGGCGCATGA
- a CDS encoding SOS response-associated peptidase has translation MCGRFVVSQKVTDLTDVFDAEDDFPEWEPSFSLAPTDVVPIIRERPKAETGEFVRRLEPAVWNFRPSFMRESKRPQFNSRIETVATNGLWKSAFASGRCIVPMQGYYEWTGEPGHKQAHFLHGPDQLLAAAGIATARKLEDGSWEVSTSIITREARDASGEVHDRMPVYLPLDEIDRYLDPVKLDAGGMQAMVDFLLEASDRVAPTITEYEVDPRVNNHRRIDPGDPTLIEPLER, from the coding sequence ATGTGCGGCAGGTTCGTCGTCTCGCAGAAGGTCACCGACCTCACCGACGTCTTCGACGCCGAAGACGACTTCCCCGAGTGGGAGCCGAGCTTCAGCCTCGCCCCCACCGACGTCGTGCCGATCATCCGCGAGCGGCCGAAGGCCGAGACCGGCGAGTTCGTGCGGCGTCTCGAGCCGGCGGTGTGGAACTTCCGGCCCTCGTTCATGCGCGAGTCGAAGCGGCCGCAGTTCAACAGCCGCATCGAGACGGTCGCCACGAACGGCCTGTGGAAGAGCGCGTTCGCCTCCGGCCGGTGCATCGTGCCGATGCAGGGCTACTACGAGTGGACCGGCGAGCCCGGGCACAAGCAGGCGCACTTCCTGCACGGGCCCGACCAGCTCCTCGCGGCCGCCGGCATCGCCACGGCCCGCAAGCTTGAGGACGGCAGCTGGGAGGTCTCGACCTCGATCATCACGCGGGAAGCGAGGGATGCCTCCGGCGAGGTGCACGACCGCATGCCCGTCTACCTCCCGCTCGACGAGATCGACCGCTACCTCGACCCCGTGAAGCTCGACGCGGGCGGCATGCAGGCGATGGTCGACTTCCTGCTCGAGGCATCCGATCGCGTCGCGCCGACCATCACCGAGTACGAGGTCGATCCGCGGGTGAACAACCACCGCCGCATCGACCCCGGCGACCCGACGCTCATCGAGCCGCTCGAGCGCTGA
- a CDS encoding gluconokinase, with product MAGPEAIVVMGVSGSGKSTIGAALADAIGAAFLDADDLHPDANRRKMAAGVPLDDDDRWPWLDAVGESIGAEHTGGRAVVMACSALKRVHRDRIAAAAGDAHPVFVHLSGSEQLLADRLAARRGHFMPASLLTSQLDALEPLGEGERGVQVENLGEPGEVVARILAALGR from the coding sequence ATGGCCGGGCCGGAGGCGATCGTCGTCATGGGCGTCTCGGGGTCGGGCAAGTCGACCATCGGCGCCGCGCTCGCCGACGCGATCGGCGCGGCGTTCCTCGACGCCGACGACCTGCACCCCGACGCCAACCGCCGCAAGATGGCCGCCGGCGTCCCGCTCGACGACGACGACCGCTGGCCCTGGCTCGACGCCGTCGGCGAGTCGATCGGGGCGGAGCACACGGGCGGCCGCGCGGTCGTGATGGCCTGCTCCGCGCTGAAGCGCGTGCATCGCGACCGGATCGCGGCCGCGGCGGGCGACGCGCACCCCGTGTTCGTGCACCTGTCGGGCAGTGAGCAGCTGCTCGCCGACCGGCTCGCCGCGCGACGGGGGCACTTCATGCCGGCGAGCCTGCTGACCTCGCAGCTCGACGCGCTCGAGCCGCTCGGCGAGGGGGAGCGGGGCGTTCAGGTGGAGAACCTCGGCGAGCCGGGCGAGGTCGTCGCGCGCATCCTCGCGGCGCTCGGACGCTGA
- a CDS encoding PRC-barrel domain containing protein, with amino-acid sequence MILGDLLGLPVFDAAGERLGFLIDVRFVLDGAVRPDAALAEARIAGFVVSPRTRSSYWGYERTEQTAPALIARFLARRHRGTFLVPWASVARVDRDAVHLVPEHEALDPAL; translated from the coding sequence ATGATCCTCGGCGACCTGCTCGGACTGCCCGTGTTCGACGCCGCCGGCGAACGGCTCGGATTCCTCATCGACGTGCGCTTCGTGCTCGACGGGGCCGTCCGCCCCGACGCGGCCCTCGCGGAGGCGCGGATCGCGGGCTTCGTCGTCTCGCCTCGCACCCGTTCGTCGTACTGGGGCTACGAGCGCACCGAGCAGACGGCGCCCGCCCTGATCGCCCGGTTCCTGGCGAGACGCCACCGCGGCACCTTCCTCGTGCCATGGGCGTCGGTGGCCCGCGTCGATCGCGACGCGGTCCATCTCGTTCCGGAGCACGAGGCGCTCGACCCGGCGCTCTGA
- a CDS encoding MMPL family transporter, which produces MAELLYRLGKFAARRGWVVVASWVVVLAIAAGGFLIGFKGLATSFDIPGTASGEVIEELEGELPDFAGASGTVVFETVDGSPLSDEQQAAISDLADSATGLPDVADVIDPFETEQERADRQQELADGRTELENGRAQLDAGQAQLDAARAQAADGQAQLDAGQAQLDAARAQAEAAGAPEEQLAALDAQQAQLDAQQAQLDAGQAQLDAEQAKLDEGRDELEANAEQLEQGAELLALSDGIRVVSEDGSTALVNVAFTEPRLELPEESKQAVIDHFESEPIDGVEVSFSTDIAQGVPQIVGVGEVVGVVFAAVVLLVMLGSLIAASLPIVTAILGVAIAALGTLAFSGVVQMASVTPILGVMLGLAVGIDYSLFIINRHRKQLLQGAEPHESVGLANGTAGNAVVFAGATVIVALLALNVTGVPFLGLMGTVGAVAVAIAVLIAISLTPAILGLLGTRVLGRRARARIGEEHHEDLDAKPMSTWRAVVTVVATAAALLTIAIPALSMRVGLPDGSSEPVESASYRAFATTEEALGAGANGPLLVAATLPEDLDDDEVLQAQLDVATTLADLDDVVAVAPIAVSDDGTLAAFQVVPAEGPNSQSTEQLVRDIRALPPVDGDITLGVAGQAAINIDVSQNLADVLPLYLVVVVGLSLLIMILVFRSILVPLIATGGFILSLFATFGAVVAVFQWGWGADALGIHTGPILSFLPVILVGILFGLAMDYQLFLASGMREAYVHGAPARLAVARGFRAGRSVVVAAGLIMISVFGGFVFSESTMIRSIGFGLAFGVLVDAFVVRMLLMPALMHLLGRSAWWLPKWLDRIMPDVDVEGAALERRHHVEPTAAPADASTDVPPSARPGL; this is translated from the coding sequence ATGGCCGAACTGCTCTACCGGCTCGGGAAATTCGCGGCCCGCCGCGGCTGGGTGGTCGTCGCGTCGTGGGTCGTGGTCCTCGCCATCGCCGCCGGCGGCTTCCTCATCGGGTTCAAGGGACTCGCCACCAGCTTCGACATCCCCGGCACCGCCTCGGGCGAGGTCATCGAGGAGCTCGAGGGCGAGCTGCCCGACTTCGCCGGCGCCTCCGGCACCGTCGTCTTCGAGACGGTCGACGGCTCGCCGCTGTCCGACGAGCAGCAGGCGGCGATCAGCGATCTCGCAGACTCCGCGACCGGGCTTCCCGACGTCGCCGACGTCATCGACCCGTTCGAGACCGAGCAGGAGCGCGCCGACCGCCAGCAGGAGCTCGCCGACGGCCGCACCGAGCTGGAGAACGGTCGGGCCCAGCTCGACGCCGGGCAGGCGCAGCTCGACGCCGCTCGCGCCCAGGCCGCCGACGGGCAGGCCCAGCTCGACGCGGGTCAGGCGCAGCTCGACGCCGCGCGCGCCCAGGCCGAGGCGGCCGGCGCACCCGAGGAGCAGCTCGCCGCCCTCGACGCCCAGCAGGCCCAGCTCGACGCGCAGCAGGCCCAGCTCGACGCCGGTCAGGCGCAGCTCGACGCCGAGCAGGCGAAGCTCGACGAGGGCCGCGACGAGCTCGAGGCCAATGCCGAGCAGCTCGAACAGGGCGCCGAACTGCTCGCCCTCTCCGACGGCATCCGCGTCGTCTCCGAAGACGGCTCGACGGCCCTCGTGAACGTGGCCTTCACCGAGCCGAGACTCGAACTGCCCGAAGAGTCGAAGCAGGCCGTCATCGACCACTTCGAGTCCGAGCCGATCGACGGCGTCGAGGTCTCGTTCTCGACCGATATCGCCCAGGGCGTGCCGCAGATCGTCGGTGTCGGCGAGGTCGTCGGTGTGGTGTTCGCCGCGGTCGTGCTGCTCGTCATGCTCGGCTCGCTCATCGCCGCCTCGCTGCCGATCGTCACCGCCATCCTCGGCGTCGCGATCGCCGCACTCGGCACGCTCGCTTTCTCGGGTGTCGTGCAGATGGCCTCGGTCACGCCCATCCTCGGCGTGATGCTCGGCCTCGCGGTCGGCATCGACTACTCGCTGTTCATCATCAACCGGCATCGCAAGCAGCTGCTCCAGGGCGCCGAGCCGCACGAGTCGGTCGGGCTCGCCAACGGCACCGCCGGCAACGCCGTCGTGTTCGCCGGCGCCACCGTCATCGTCGCACTGCTCGCCCTGAACGTCACCGGCGTGCCGTTCCTCGGGCTCATGGGCACCGTCGGTGCCGTGGCCGTCGCGATCGCGGTGCTCATCGCGATCAGCCTCACCCCCGCCATCCTCGGTCTGCTCGGCACCCGGGTGCTCGGCCGGCGCGCCCGTGCGCGCATCGGCGAGGAACATCACGAAGACCTCGACGCGAAGCCGATGTCGACCTGGCGCGCCGTCGTCACCGTCGTCGCGACGGCCGCCGCGCTGCTCACCATCGCGATCCCGGCCCTGTCCATGCGAGTCGGCCTGCCCGACGGGTCATCCGAGCCGGTCGAGTCCGCGTCGTACCGGGCATTCGCCACCACCGAGGAGGCCCTCGGCGCGGGTGCCAACGGCCCGCTCCTCGTTGCGGCGACCCTGCCCGAGGACCTCGACGACGACGAGGTGCTCCAGGCGCAGCTCGACGTGGCGACGACCCTCGCCGACCTGGACGACGTGGTCGCGGTCGCCCCGATCGCCGTCTCCGACGACGGCACCCTCGCCGCGTTCCAGGTGGTACCGGCGGAGGGCCCGAACAGCCAGTCCACCGAACAGCTCGTCCGGGACATCCGCGCCCTGCCGCCGGTCGACGGCGATATCACGCTCGGCGTCGCAGGCCAGGCGGCGATCAACATCGACGTCTCGCAGAACCTCGCCGACGTCCTGCCGCTCTACCTCGTCGTGGTCGTGGGCCTGTCGCTGCTCATCATGATCCTGGTGTTCCGGTCGATCCTGGTGCCGCTCATCGCCACCGGCGGATTCATCCTGTCGCTGTTCGCCACCTTCGGCGCGGTGGTCGCCGTGTTCCAGTGGGGCTGGGGCGCCGACGCGCTCGGCATCCACACCGGGCCCATCCTGAGCTTCCTGCCGGTCATCCTCGTGGGCATCCTCTTCGGCCTCGCGATGGACTACCAGCTGTTCCTCGCCTCGGGCATGCGGGAGGCGTACGTGCACGGCGCGCCCGCCAGACTCGCGGTGGCCCGCGGCTTCCGCGCCGGCCGGTCGGTCGTGGTGGCCGCCGGGCTCATCATGATCTCGGTGTTCGGCGGATTCGTCTTCAGCGAGTCGACGATGATCCGGTCGATCGGCTTCGGCCTCGCGTTCGGCGTGCTGGTCGACGCGTTCGTCGTGCGGATGCTCCTCATGCCGGCCCTCATGCACCTGCTCGGCCGCTCGGCGTGGTGGCTGCCGAAGTGGCTCGACCGCATCATGCCCGACGTCGATGTGGAGGGCGCGGCGCTCGAGCGGCGCCACCACGTGGAGCCGACAGCTGCCCCCGCCGACGCCTCGACGGATGTCCCGCCGTCGGCCCGCCCCGGATTGTAG
- a CDS encoding divalent metal cation transporter, which yields MATKSGATKIFAVALGILTAIGGFVDIGDLVTNAVVGSRFGLGLVWVVIVGVVGICVYAQMAGRVAAVSGRATFEIVRERLGPRAALANLTGSFLINLLTVTAEIGGIALTLQLASSLPPAVWIPLAMFGVWIAVWRAKFSFLENTTGLLGLTLVVFLVAVFLLGPDWGDLGGQLVPHVPQGETIATYAFYAIALFGAAMTPYEVFFFSSGAIEDGWTAKDLAQSKANVFVGFPLGGLLSIAIAACATIVLLPRDIEVTSPPRSSCPSPTPAA from the coding sequence ATGGCGACGAAGTCGGGCGCCACCAAGATCTTCGCCGTCGCCCTCGGCATCCTCACCGCCATCGGCGGGTTCGTCGACATCGGCGACCTCGTGACGAACGCGGTGGTCGGCTCGCGCTTCGGTCTGGGGCTCGTGTGGGTCGTGATCGTCGGCGTCGTGGGCATCTGCGTGTACGCCCAGATGGCCGGCCGGGTCGCCGCGGTGAGCGGGCGGGCGACGTTCGAGATCGTGCGCGAACGGCTGGGGCCGCGCGCAGCGCTGGCGAACCTCACGGGCTCGTTCCTCATCAACCTGCTGACGGTGACGGCGGAGATCGGCGGCATCGCCCTCACGCTGCAGCTCGCGTCGAGCCTGCCGCCCGCGGTGTGGATCCCGCTGGCGATGTTCGGCGTCTGGATCGCCGTGTGGCGGGCGAAGTTCTCGTTCCTCGAGAACACCACCGGCCTGCTCGGGCTGACCCTCGTCGTCTTCCTCGTCGCCGTGTTCCTGCTCGGTCCGGACTGGGGCGACCTCGGCGGCCAGCTCGTGCCGCACGTGCCGCAGGGCGAGACCATCGCCACGTACGCGTTCTACGCCATCGCGCTCTTCGGCGCCGCGATGACGCCGTACGAGGTGTTCTTCTTCTCGTCGGGAGCGATCGAGGACGGCTGGACGGCGAAGGACCTCGCCCAGTCGAAGGCGAACGTCTTCGTCGGCTTCCCGCTCGGCGGCCTCCTCTCGATCGCGATCGCCGCGTGCGCGACGATCGTGCTGCTGCCGCGCGACATCGAGGTGACGAGCCCCCCCAGGTCGTCCTGCCCGTCGCCGACGCCGGCGGCGTGA
- a CDS encoding SDR family NAD(P)-dependent oxidoreductase, translating to MTPKTLTGDDSIKTWLEHPVGGPIVRDLLAQAGQSPDALRPVSRLALKRLIKLSKGQFSQEMVDDLVARAAAGDVPAGAATDASAEASASTDDAAEPAATEEAAPAGVERPEWVERLDQGRFAGKTVIVTGAGSGIGRATASRIAREGGRVIAVDVSQERLDEFAADHAGAEVVTLVADITDDAAVARIVEAAGERIDGLANIAGIMDDMTPVGELTDAVWQRVMRVNVDGTMKLMRAVVPTMVAQGTGSIVNTASEAALRGSAAGVAYTTSKHAVVGLTKSTAFMYGPSGLRVNAVAPGPTITNIEATFASQLGAERVQLAMTILPDAAEAEALAASITFLLSDDGVNINGVVLASDGGWSAA from the coding sequence ATGACCCCGAAGACCCTCACCGGCGACGACTCGATCAAGACCTGGCTCGAGCACCCCGTCGGCGGCCCCATCGTCCGCGACCTGCTCGCCCAGGCGGGGCAGAGCCCCGACGCCCTGCGTCCGGTCAGCCGGCTGGCGCTGAAGCGCCTCATCAAGCTCAGCAAGGGCCAGTTCAGCCAGGAGATGGTCGACGACCTGGTCGCGCGCGCTGCGGCGGGCGACGTGCCGGCCGGCGCGGCGACGGATGCCTCGGCCGAGGCATCCGCGTCGACCGACGACGCCGCCGAGCCCGCTGCCACCGAGGAGGCCGCGCCCGCCGGGGTCGAGCGCCCCGAGTGGGTGGAGCGGCTCGACCAGGGCCGGTTCGCCGGCAAGACCGTCATCGTGACGGGCGCGGGGTCCGGCATCGGCCGCGCGACGGCCTCGCGCATCGCGCGCGAGGGCGGCCGCGTGATCGCGGTCGACGTGTCGCAGGAGCGCCTCGACGAGTTCGCCGCCGACCACGCCGGTGCCGAGGTCGTGACGCTCGTGGCCGACATCACCGACGACGCCGCGGTCGCCCGCATCGTCGAGGCGGCGGGCGAGCGCATCGACGGCCTCGCGAACATCGCCGGGATCATGGACGACATGACGCCCGTCGGCGAGCTCACCGACGCCGTCTGGCAGCGCGTCATGCGGGTGAACGTCGACGGCACGATGAAGCTCATGCGGGCGGTCGTGCCGACGATGGTCGCCCAGGGCACCGGCTCGATCGTGAACACCGCGTCCGAGGCCGCGCTCCGCGGCTCGGCCGCTGGCGTCGCGTACACCACGTCGAAGCACGCGGTGGTGGGGCTCACCAAGTCGACCGCGTTCATGTACGGGCCCAGCGGCCTGCGCGTGAACGCCGTCGCCCCCGGCCCGACGATCACCAACATCGAGGCGACGTTCGCGTCGCAGCTCGGCGCCGAGCGCGTGCAGCTCGCGATGACGATCCTGCCCGACGCCGCGGAGGCCGAGGCGCTCGCGGCATCCATCACCTTCCTGCTCTCCGACGACGGCGTGAACATCAACGGCGTGGTGCTCGCGTCCGATGGCGGGTGGTCGGCGGCGTAG
- a CDS encoding alpha/beta hydrolase fold domain-containing protein, translating into MAAGRRGAARSEAARIAILRATATLFAARGYDHLTMEGIAAEAGVGKQTIYRWWPSKSALVAETLLEGMLLPDRFTPADTGDVRADLAAWLDVLFDFLADPGNASLLRSLVAAATENEEVGDRLRDSIGAGSLLTARLETARRAGQLRPDAPLAEIVEAMVGPLVLRALSRAPAEDGAAERLVSTVLGPASGAEASGLRVLRDLVYAERPGFRPLALDLHLPADPAGGDRLPLVVYAHGGGWQSGSRREFGPDIDDGFARIAAAGFAVASVDYRLSGEATFPAQVDDIVAALAWLRDHAVELGIDPGRVVLWGESAGATLAALAGLRDGAATAGVVSWYGPTDFIEHARLLGRTDDPDCSEARWFGATVGERPDLAEAASPARQARRRSGDAPPPFFIVNGTADHTVPPSQARALADALQSVGGDVELVLVEGAGHRFEGDIDRDALLSRSLAFAARVSRPRPSSGSGPSA; encoded by the coding sequence ATGGCGGCAGGACGGCGCGGTGCGGCGCGGAGCGAGGCGGCGCGGATCGCGATCCTCCGGGCGACCGCCACGCTGTTCGCGGCCCGCGGCTACGACCACCTCACGATGGAGGGCATCGCCGCCGAGGCCGGCGTCGGCAAGCAGACGATCTACCGCTGGTGGCCGTCGAAGAGCGCGCTCGTGGCCGAGACGCTCCTCGAGGGGATGCTCCTGCCCGACCGCTTCACGCCCGCAGACACCGGCGACGTGCGCGCCGACCTCGCCGCGTGGCTCGACGTGCTCTTCGACTTCCTCGCCGACCCCGGCAACGCCAGCCTGCTCCGGTCGCTCGTCGCGGCGGCCACCGAGAACGAAGAGGTCGGCGACCGCCTGCGCGACAGCATCGGCGCGGGATCGCTGCTCACGGCTCGTCTCGAGACCGCACGCCGGGCGGGCCAGCTCCGGCCCGACGCGCCGCTCGCCGAGATCGTCGAAGCCATGGTCGGCCCGCTCGTGCTCCGCGCGCTCAGCCGCGCGCCCGCCGAAGACGGTGCCGCCGAGCGGCTCGTGAGCACCGTGCTCGGGCCGGCGTCGGGCGCGGAGGCATCCGGTCTGCGAGTGCTGCGCGACCTCGTCTACGCGGAGCGGCCGGGCTTCCGCCCGCTGGCGCTCGACCTGCACCTGCCGGCGGATCCGGCCGGCGGCGATCGGCTCCCGCTCGTCGTGTACGCCCACGGCGGCGGCTGGCAGTCGGGCAGTCGGCGCGAGTTCGGGCCCGACATCGACGACGGCTTCGCCCGCATCGCCGCGGCCGGCTTCGCCGTCGCCTCGGTCGACTACCGGCTGAGCGGGGAGGCGACGTTCCCCGCCCAGGTCGACGACATCGTGGCGGCCCTCGCCTGGCTCCGGGACCATGCGGTGGAGCTCGGCATCGACCCGGGGCGTGTCGTGCTCTGGGGCGAGTCCGCGGGCGCCACGCTCGCCGCCCTCGCCGGCCTCCGCGACGGCGCCGCGACGGCGGGCGTGGTGAGCTGGTACGGCCCGACGGACTTCATCGAGCACGCCCGGCTCCTCGGCCGAACCGACGACCCCGACTGCAGCGAGGCGAGATGGTTCGGCGCGACGGTGGGGGAGCGGCCCGACCTCGCGGAGGCCGCAAGCCCCGCGCGGCAGGCGCGCCGGCGCTCCGGGGATGCCCCGCCGCCGTTCTTCATCGTGAACGGCACGGCCGACCACACCGTGCCGCCGTCGCAGGCCCGGGCGCTCGCCGATGCCCTCCAATCGGTCGGCGGCGATGTCGAGCTCGTGCTCGTCGAAGGAGCCGGGCACCGCTTCGAAGGCGACATCGACCGCGACGCGCTGCTCTCGCGGTCGCTCGCCTTCGCGGCGCGGGTCAGCCGTCCTCGGCCGTCATCCGGAAGTGGACCGTCTGCATGA
- a CDS encoding alpha/beta hydrolase, with product MSRFHPDLAVARFIPKLSVSRAVLPLMRRERPRLPEPADVRIQNLTVPGAHGGADVDLRIYDPRGRSEDSPALLWLHGGGFLLGDPEQDEASSIAFARELGILVVSACYRLAPEHPAPAALEDAYSALSWLFAEAGARGVDPARIAIGGASAGGGLAAALAQAAHDRGEFRPAFQLLVYPMLDDRTVLRTDVDTRGVRGWTPASNRFAWTSYLGGAPGRPEVHPYAAPARRADLTGLPPAWIGVGTLDLFHDEDVAYAHRLQDAGVPCELVIVDGAFHGFDALLRNAGVSRAFWKAQAGALRDGLLAVG from the coding sequence GTGTCCCGTTTCCATCCCGACCTCGCCGTCGCCCGGTTCATCCCGAAGCTCTCGGTGTCGCGCGCCGTGCTGCCCCTCATGCGGCGCGAGCGGCCGAGGCTGCCCGAGCCCGCCGACGTGCGCATCCAGAACCTCACCGTGCCCGGCGCCCACGGCGGCGCCGACGTCGATCTCCGCATCTACGACCCCCGCGGCCGGAGCGAGGACTCCCCCGCGCTGCTGTGGCTCCACGGCGGCGGGTTCCTGCTCGGCGACCCCGAACAGGACGAGGCGTCGAGCATCGCGTTCGCACGCGAGCTCGGCATCCTCGTCGTGTCGGCCTGCTATCGGCTCGCGCCCGAGCACCCCGCACCCGCGGCCCTCGAAGACGCCTACTCCGCGCTCAGCTGGCTCTTCGCCGAGGCCGGTGCTCGCGGCGTCGATCCCGCGCGCATCGCCATCGGCGGCGCCTCCGCCGGCGGCGGGCTCGCGGCGGCGCTCGCCCAGGCCGCGCACGACCGCGGCGAGTTCCGACCGGCGTTCCAGCTGCTCGTCTACCCGATGCTCGACGACCGCACGGTGCTCCGCACCGACGTCGACACGCGCGGCGTCCGCGGCTGGACGCCGGCCAGCAACCGGTTCGCGTGGACCAGCTACCTCGGCGGCGCCCCCGGCCGACCCGAGGTACACCCGTACGCGGCACCCGCGCGCCGCGCCGACCTCACCGGCCTGCCGCCCGCCTGGATCGGCGTCGGCACGCTCGACCTGTTCCACGACGAGGACGTCGCCTACGCCCACCGCCTGCAGGACGCCGGGGTTCCGTGCGAACTCGTCATCGTCGACGGCGCATTCCACGGATTCGACGCGCTGCTCCGGAACGCCGGCGTCTCCCGGGCGTTCTGGAAGGCGCAGGCGGGCGCGCTCCGCGACGGGCTGCTCGCGGTGGGCTGA